The following proteins come from a genomic window of Nostoc sp. ATCC 53789:
- a CDS encoding peroxiredoxin yields MALRLGDTVPNFTQASTHGDIDFYQWAGDSWVVLFSHPADFTPVCTTELGTVAKLKPEFDKRNVKAIALSVDDVESHKGWVGDIEETQSTTLNYPILADADRKVSELYDMIHPNANATVTVRSVFVIDPNKKLRLSFTYPPSTGRNFDEILRVIDSLQLTDNYSVATPADWKDGEDVVIVPSLKDPEVLKEKFPKGYEEIKPYLRMTPQPNK; encoded by the coding sequence ATGGCTCTCCGTCTAGGTGACACAGTACCCAACTTTACGCAAGCCTCAACACACGGCGACATCGATTTTTACCAATGGGCAGGTGACAGCTGGGTTGTGCTGTTCTCTCACCCTGCTGATTTTACACCTGTTTGTACAACAGAACTCGGCACAGTTGCCAAGCTAAAACCAGAATTTGACAAGCGCAATGTCAAAGCGATCGCACTCAGCGTTGATGACGTAGAATCTCACAAAGGCTGGGTTGGAGATATTGAAGAAACTCAAAGCACCACCCTTAACTACCCAATTTTGGCGGATGCAGATCGTAAGGTTTCTGAACTTTACGACATGATCCACCCCAATGCTAATGCGACTGTGACAGTGCGATCGGTTTTCGTGATTGACCCCAATAAGAAACTCCGCCTAAGTTTCACCTATCCTCCCAGCACGGGACGTAACTTTGATGAAATTTTGCGGGTAATTGATTCTCTGCAATTGACTGATAATTACAGCGTGGCGACACCAGCTGACTGGAAAGATGGAGAGGATGTTGTAATTGTCCCCTCACTGAAAGATCCAGAAGTACTTAAAGAGAAATTCCCCAAAGGTTACGAGGAAATCAAACCCTATCTGCGGATGACTCCTCAGCCTAACAAGTAA
- a CDS encoding Uma2 family endonuclease: MFSSPLVLQIPSSMQMTDEQFFDFCQMNRDLRIERNKFGEISIMPPTGGTTGNRGGNIFGQLWVWSEQDSTGITFDSSTGFKLSTGANRSPDASWIKLERWNSLSPKQQEKFVPICPDFVVELKSPSDNLQTLKEKMEEYMNEPGIQLGWLIDRKQRKVYIYRPGLPEECLDNPASLSGESVLPGFILNMSKIW; encoded by the coding sequence ATGTTTTCATCCCCTTTGGTTTTGCAAATTCCGTCATCAATGCAAATGACAGACGAACAATTTTTTGATTTCTGTCAGATGAATCGAGACTTACGCATTGAGCGAAATAAATTTGGAGAGATATCAATTATGCCGCCTACAGGTGGTACAACAGGCAACCGTGGAGGCAACATCTTTGGGCAACTGTGGGTGTGGTCGGAACAAGATAGTACAGGTATAACTTTTGACTCTAGTACTGGATTTAAACTATCAACAGGTGCAAACAGATCGCCAGATGCTTCTTGGATTAAGCTAGAACGGTGGAATTCTCTGTCTCCAAAACAACAAGAAAAGTTTGTACCCATTTGTCCAGATTTTGTAGTGGAACTCAAATCTCCTAGCGACAACCTTCAGACTTTGAAGGAAAAAATGGAGGAATATATGAATGAGCCAGGAATACAGTTAGGCTGGTTGATTGACCGTAAGCAGCGTAAAGTTTATATTTATCGTCCTGGATTGCCAGAGGAATGTTTGGATAATCCTGCTAGTCTAAGCGGTGAGTCGGTATTGCCTGGGTTTATTTTGAATATGAGTAAAATTTGGTAA
- the rppB gene encoding two-component system sensor histidine kinase RppB, whose amino-acid sequence MNQNKLFNLTRVRLALWYALVMAVILSLCGFGVYKAVSHAHWVALDRELESVAGTIHDSIELKLKQPGRIEAVVKQLLPNICVIGESCIQQQSSSKRHILSAIHQGYYYVRFFDNSGRLIAIAGSHPDELSLVFNKKLWQTLKDSKGNPYHQISFGLHTQDNRDWGYIQVGRSLEDFNSYLDAVKLILVVGLPTTMVVVSIASWWLAGLAMQPIYQSYRQIQQFTADVAHELRTPLAATQATVESALLMPKLDEIEAREILQTINRQNHRLTSLVVDLLLLARLDRQPLPLRHECCLNDIVNDLIEEFAAIAFSAKVTLTSAIRVEQPLNIVGDSEQLYRLVSNLIINAIQYTPQFGKVTVVLDRSENYAVIQVQDTGIGIPHQELTRIFDRFYRVNSDRSRKTGGSGLGLAIAQAIIHSHQGSLNVQSQLGKGSTFTIQLPLDVTPISQFKLLYRRQPKFK is encoded by the coding sequence ATGAATCAAAATAAACTCTTTAACCTAACGCGGGTACGTTTGGCTCTGTGGTATGCGCTTGTCATGGCTGTGATTTTAAGTCTGTGCGGATTCGGCGTATACAAAGCCGTATCTCATGCCCATTGGGTAGCATTAGACCGAGAACTGGAATCTGTCGCGGGAACGATACACGACAGTATCGAACTGAAACTAAAGCAACCCGGACGCATTGAAGCAGTCGTAAAGCAGCTTTTACCAAATATTTGTGTAATTGGGGAAAGCTGCATTCAACAGCAGTCAAGTTCTAAAAGGCATATTCTCAGCGCAATTCATCAAGGCTACTACTATGTACGTTTTTTTGATAATTCAGGACGCTTGATTGCGATCGCAGGTTCTCATCCAGATGAACTTTCTCTAGTCTTTAATAAAAAACTTTGGCAAACTCTCAAAGACAGCAAAGGCAACCCATACCACCAAATTTCATTTGGACTGCACACTCAAGACAATCGTGATTGGGGATACATCCAAGTGGGGCGAAGTCTGGAAGATTTCAATAGTTATCTGGATGCTGTTAAATTAATTTTAGTCGTAGGATTGCCTACCACGATGGTTGTGGTTAGTATTGCTAGCTGGTGGTTAGCAGGATTGGCGATGCAACCTATCTATCAATCCTATAGACAAATCCAACAATTTACAGCAGATGTCGCACATGAATTGCGAACACCTTTAGCTGCAACACAAGCAACGGTGGAATCAGCCTTGTTGATGCCGAAATTGGATGAAATCGAAGCGCGGGAAATTCTACAAACTATAAACCGTCAGAATCATCGGCTTACTTCTTTAGTTGTTGATTTGCTCCTCTTGGCTCGCCTAGATCGGCAACCTCTGCCATTACGACATGAATGTTGCTTAAATGATATTGTCAATGACTTAATAGAGGAATTTGCAGCGATCGCCTTTTCTGCCAAAGTGACGCTGACATCTGCAATCAGAGTCGAGCAACCTCTAAATATCGTAGGTGATTCTGAGCAACTTTATCGTCTGGTTTCTAATTTAATTATCAATGCAATTCAATACACGCCACAATTTGGAAAGGTAACTGTTGTCTTAGATCGCAGTGAAAACTATGCTGTGATTCAAGTTCAAGATACAGGTATTGGTATTCCCCACCAGGAACTGACTCGGATTTTTGATCGCTTTTACCGGGTAAATAGCGATCGCTCTCGTAAAACTGGTGGTTCTGGATTAGGGTTAGCGATCGCTCAGGCAATTATTCATTCACACCAAGGTAGTTTAAATGTGCAGAGCCAATTAGGTAAAGGTAGCACTTTTACCATTCAATTACCCTTAGATGTCACACCAATTTCCCAATTTAAATTGCTGTATCGTCGTCAGCCTAAATTTAAATAA
- the rppA gene encoding two-component system response regulator RppA, which produces MRILLVEDEPDLGSAIKRTLNLEKYVVDWVLDGNEAWDYLENQWTQYTLAIIDWMLPGLSGLELCSRLRTRRNPLPVLMLTAKDRMEDKVAGLDAGADDYLVKPFGMAELLARLRALQRRSPQFQSKELTVGNLTLDYSNSMVVSQNHQGDKQVIPLTNKEFQLLEYFMKHPHQIVTTEQIRNQLWEVSAEPVSNVVAAQIRLLRRRLASSGCGNPIETMHGVGYRFNLTDESPRSYSNF; this is translated from the coding sequence ATGAGAATCCTGCTAGTCGAAGATGAGCCAGATTTGGGTTCGGCAATTAAGCGTACCTTGAATCTGGAAAAGTATGTAGTTGACTGGGTTTTAGATGGTAATGAGGCATGGGATTATCTAGAAAACCAGTGGACGCAGTACACTTTGGCTATTATCGATTGGATGTTGCCGGGATTGTCTGGGTTAGAACTGTGTAGTCGGCTACGAACACGGCGTAATCCTCTGCCAGTTTTGATGCTGACAGCTAAAGATAGGATGGAAGATAAAGTTGCTGGATTGGATGCAGGTGCTGATGATTATTTAGTGAAGCCTTTTGGTATGGCAGAATTGTTGGCGCGGTTGCGTGCTTTGCAGAGGCGATCGCCCCAATTTCAATCCAAGGAGTTAACTGTTGGCAACCTGACTCTCGATTACAGCAACAGTATGGTTGTCAGTCAGAACCATCAAGGGGATAAACAGGTTATTCCTTTAACTAATAAAGAATTCCAGCTACTAGAGTATTTTATGAAGCATCCGCACCAAATTGTTACAACTGAACAGATTCGCAATCAGCTTTGGGAGGTGAGTGCAGAACCCGTTAGTAATGTTGTGGCGGCTCAAATACGTTTGCTGCGTCGCAGATTAGCCAGTAGTGGCTGTGGGAACCCCATTGAAACTATGCATGGTGTGGGATATCGTTTCAATCTCACCGATGAAAGCCCCCGTTCTTACAGCAATTTTTAG
- a CDS encoding efflux RND transporter permease subunit, producing the protein MLSAIIKWAIARRWLVILGTIVLTLWIFRTIIQMPLDVFPSFAPPQVEIQTEAPGLAPEEVESLVTLPIESAINGTPGVTAVRSSSASGVSVVKVIFNWGSDIYQARQLVTERLQQSSSKLPERVETPQISPTSSPIGTVLQYAFTSENTPLMEVRRLVDWQVTNRLLAVPGVSQVVAYGGDTRQYQVLIDPDKLQAFNVTLENVQEAVSAANVNAPGGYLITSDREKLIRGIGRIESIEELQQSVIIAHNGTPVKISDVADVQIGAAIKRGDGSFNGQKAIIVMINKQPQADTPTVTRAIEQAMSEVKSALPKDINITPTFRQENYIDSSIENVREALIEGSIIVAIILIPFLMNWRNLAVCLTTLPLSLLIGLLLLNWLGQGLNTMTLGGLAVSIGSAVDDAIVDAENVYRNLRENKYSSNPRPVLDVVFHGCQEVRDSLFGGTIITLVVFSPVFALAGVEGSIFIPMGLGYIAAVIGSSITALTVTPALCAILLPYGNLPEKEPWIARFFKKLYHPLLEFSLRHSGIILTLAVASLVAAAVIAPSFGRVFLPEFQEQTLVNTLTLYPGVSLEATNAAGEALQDALKGDSRFPYVQLRSGRAPGDADAAGVNFGHLDIELSKAAMEDRKGTIKKLREEFAKLPGVAPNIGGFISHQMDEVLSGVRSAIAIKIFGSELEELRIIGSQVNEVMKTVNGVVDLQLEPQVPVEQIQIKFNRQAASRYGLTAGKLSKIVETTLNGKVVSQVLEKQQTFDLVVWLKPDARQNLDTIGNLLVDTPNGQKIPLSQVAIINNGTGPNTINRENVSRLIVVSANASGRDLRSIVNEIRDKVNQQVHPPSGYYIQYAGQFEAQERATQNILISSAIAFVVITVIMYLSVKSIPSTIMIMINLPLALVGGVFSVALTDGVISIASLVGFITLFGVATRNGLLLVDNYNTKFGERMPLKEVLIKGSMERLNAILMTAFTSALGLTPLVVDSGPGKEILQPLSIVVLGGLFTSTALTLLVIPALYSQFRKFLVPNNTIFLQKIDVAKN; encoded by the coding sequence ATGCTGAGTGCGATTATTAAATGGGCGATCGCCCGCCGTTGGTTAGTTATCCTGGGTACAATTGTCCTAACACTTTGGATATTTCGGACAATTATCCAAATGCCGTTGGATGTTTTCCCTAGCTTTGCACCACCCCAAGTTGAAATTCAAACTGAAGCACCAGGATTAGCACCAGAAGAAGTTGAATCTTTAGTAACTTTACCAATTGAAAGCGCAATTAACGGTACTCCAGGAGTAACAGCAGTACGTTCTTCTAGTGCGTCAGGAGTCTCCGTTGTCAAAGTAATTTTTAATTGGGGAAGCGATATCTATCAAGCTCGCCAATTGGTAACAGAGCGATTACAACAAAGTTCTAGTAAGCTTCCTGAAAGAGTGGAAACTCCGCAAATTTCCCCCACCAGTTCCCCCATAGGTACTGTACTGCAATACGCCTTCACTTCTGAAAATACTCCTTTGATGGAAGTGCGCCGCCTTGTAGATTGGCAAGTAACAAATCGCCTTTTAGCTGTTCCAGGTGTTAGTCAGGTTGTAGCCTATGGCGGCGATACTCGCCAATATCAAGTATTAATTGACCCAGATAAGTTACAAGCTTTTAATGTCACTTTAGAAAATGTGCAAGAGGCTGTATCTGCTGCCAATGTTAATGCACCGGGTGGTTATTTAATTACATCCGATAGAGAAAAATTAATTCGAGGTATTGGACGGATTGAGTCTATTGAAGAGTTACAGCAGTCAGTAATTATTGCCCACAACGGTACACCTGTAAAAATATCCGATGTAGCTGATGTCCAAATTGGTGCAGCTATCAAACGGGGTGATGGCAGTTTTAACGGTCAAAAGGCAATTATTGTGATGATTAATAAACAGCCTCAAGCCGATACTCCTACCGTTACCCGTGCTATAGAACAGGCGATGTCAGAAGTAAAATCTGCCCTACCCAAAGATATTAATATCACCCCTACCTTCCGACAAGAAAACTATATTGATTCTTCTATTGAAAATGTTAGAGAAGCTTTGATTGAAGGCAGTATTATTGTTGCAATTATCCTGATTCCATTTTTGATGAATTGGCGGAATCTAGCTGTTTGCCTAACGACCCTACCCTTATCTTTACTCATAGGACTACTATTACTAAATTGGCTAGGACAAGGTTTAAATACCATGACCTTGGGAGGATTAGCAGTATCAATTGGTTCAGCCGTTGATGATGCAATTGTCGATGCCGAAAACGTCTATCGTAACCTGCGAGAGAATAAATACTCCTCCAACCCGCGCCCAGTTTTAGATGTAGTTTTTCACGGTTGTCAAGAGGTGCGTGATTCACTTTTTGGAGGCACTATAATCACCCTAGTTGTCTTCTCCCCAGTTTTTGCATTAGCTGGTGTAGAAGGTAGTATTTTTATCCCAATGGGATTAGGGTATATAGCGGCAGTTATCGGTTCTAGTATCACAGCGTTGACAGTAACTCCGGCATTATGTGCAATCTTATTACCTTACGGTAACTTGCCAGAAAAGGAGCCTTGGATCGCAAGATTTTTTAAGAAGCTTTATCATCCACTGTTAGAATTTTCTCTGCGGCATTCTGGAATTATTTTAACCCTAGCTGTTGCCAGTTTAGTAGCGGCTGCTGTAATTGCTCCCTCCTTTGGAAGAGTGTTTTTACCAGAATTTCAAGAACAAACTTTAGTGAATACTCTCACTCTTTATCCTGGTGTATCTTTGGAAGCCACCAATGCAGCTGGAGAAGCACTTCAAGACGCGCTGAAGGGAGACTCTAGATTTCCCTATGTGCAGTTGCGTTCTGGACGTGCGCCTGGCGATGCAGATGCAGCAGGGGTAAATTTCGGACATTTGGATATCGAGTTGAGCAAAGCAGCGATGGAAGATAGGAAGGGAACTATTAAAAAGCTGCGGGAAGAGTTTGCTAAATTACCAGGAGTAGCACCAAATATTGGTGGTTTTATCTCTCACCAGATGGATGAGGTTTTGTCTGGTGTGAGAAGTGCGATCGCAATCAAAATTTTTGGTTCAGAATTAGAAGAACTCCGCATCATTGGGAGCCAAGTAAATGAAGTAATGAAAACCGTTAATGGTGTTGTTGATTTACAACTAGAGCCTCAAGTACCAGTCGAACAAATACAAATTAAGTTTAACCGCCAAGCTGCTTCTCGATATGGTTTAACAGCAGGAAAACTTTCTAAAATTGTTGAAACTACTCTCAATGGGAAAGTAGTTTCCCAAGTTTTGGAGAAACAACAAACTTTTGACTTAGTTGTGTGGTTAAAACCAGATGCGCGTCAAAATTTGGATACTATTGGCAATTTATTAGTTGATACTCCTAACGGACAAAAGATTCCTTTGTCACAAGTTGCCATAATTAACAATGGCACAGGACCAAATACGATTAACCGAGAAAATGTTTCCCGCTTGATTGTTGTTTCGGCTAATGCTAGCGGTAGAGATTTGCGCTCTATTGTCAATGAAATTCGAGATAAAGTTAACCAACAAGTGCATCCTCCCTCTGGTTACTATATTCAATATGCAGGGCAGTTTGAGGCGCAAGAACGAGCCACCCAGAATATCTTAATTTCTAGTGCGATCGCTTTTGTCGTCATTACAGTAATTATGTATCTTTCAGTCAAATCTATCCCTTCTACCATCATGATTATGATTAACTTACCTTTGGCATTGGTGGGAGGAGTATTTTCAGTAGCTTTGACAGATGGTGTGATTTCTATTGCTTCTTTAGTTGGCTTTATCACTCTATTTGGAGTTGCCACTCGTAATGGTTTGCTTTTGGTAGATAATTACAATACCAAATTTGGTGAAAGAATGCCTCTTAAAGAAGTGCTTATTAAAGGTTCAATGGAACGCCTGAACGCTATTTTAATGACAGCTTTCACCTCAGCTTTAGGATTAACACCATTAGTAGTTGACAGTGGCCCTGGTAAAGAAATTTTGCAACCACTTTCGATAGTAGTGTTAGGTGGCTTATTTACCTCGACAGCATTAACACTATTAGTTATTCCAGCTTTGTATTCTCAGTTTAGAAAGTTTTTGGTTCCTAATAATACTATTTTCTTACAAAAGATTGATGTCGCCAAAAATTAA